A genomic segment from Salvia splendens isolate huo1 chromosome 13, SspV2, whole genome shotgun sequence encodes:
- the LOC121760363 gene encoding uncharacterized protein LOC121760363 — MRCKKHPADQSCSVGICASCLRERLVAVISAQSQAQALKHALHDSCKFNSQLPQPSLFHQSVSPYVSRRKSHTGASATCRPHGGHQLFFSTPRLRPRRSIAMEIEKNSRSRFSSLFWGIFRSKPGRKSDSGADPVSDPTVLIDSCSASPVWLPSIIRGSRKKKVSTFSIDETAFGIGLNRGRGMSPARSADHGDEHCHGGKGGYSSDSQGWWQTPTPARRSGGRAASHGKSLSSLTLCLSPLMRPSPNRHWNQKVAPPETAIAADPRTTPKAHLSTAASFCRNRSRKLADFGRYQYDQTC, encoded by the coding sequence ATGAGGTGTAAGAAGCATCCGGCCGATCAAAGCTGCAGCGTCGGCATCTGCGCCTCCTGTCTCCGGGAACGCCTCGTCGCCGTCATCTCCGCGCAATCGCAGGCGCAGGCGCTCAAACATGCGCTACATGATAGCTGCAAGTTCAATTCACAGCTGCCGCAGCCTTCGTTGTTTCATCAATCCGTTTCACCCTACGTTTCGAGGCGGAAATCGCACACCGGCGCATCCGCGACGTGTCGCCCCCACGGCGGGCATCAGCTCTTCTTCAGCACTCCACGATTGAGGCCTCGCCGCTCAATTGCGATGGAGATTGAGAAAAATTCCAGGAGTAGGTTTTCTTCTCTGTTTTGGGGGATTTTCAGATCGAAGCCGGGGAGGAAATCGGATTCGGGCGCCGATCCGGTTTCCGATCCTACGGTTTTGATCGATTCCTGCTCCGCTTCTCCGGTGTGGCTCCCTAGCATCATCCGCGGCAGCCGGAAAAAGAAGGTCTCCACGTTCTCAATCGACGAAACCGCGTTCGGAATCGGACTGAATCGCGGGAGGGGGATGTCGCCGGCGAGGAGCGCCGATCACGGCGACGAACATTGTCACGGCGGAAAGGGAGGTTACTCGTCGGACTCACAAGGCTGGTGGCAGACGCCGACACCGGCGCGGCGAAGCGGAGGCAGAGCGGCGTCGCACGGCAAAAGCCTATCGAGTCTCACGTTGTGTCTGAGCCCGCTGATGCGGCCCAGCCCGAACCGCCACTGGAATCAGAAGGTAGCGCCTCCTGAGACGGCGATTGCCGCCGACCCAAGGACGACGCCGAAGGCTCACCTCTCCACGGCGGCGTCGTTTTGCAGAAACCGCTCCCGGAAACTCGCTGATTTCGGGAGATACCAATACGATCAAACCTGTTGA
- the LOC121762874 gene encoding phragmoplastin DRP1E-like: MATMESLIGLVNRIQRACTALGDYGGGDQAFSSLWDALPSVAVVGGQSSGKSSVLESIVGRDFLPRGSGIVTRRPLVLQLQKIEDGKEYAEFGHLPRRRFSDFASVRKEIEDETDRITGKTKQISPVPIHLSIYSPNVVNLTLIDLPGLTKVAVEGQAQTIVEDIENMVRSYVEKPNCIILAISPANQDIATSDAIKIAREVDPSGDRTFGVLTKLDLMDKGTNAVDVLEGRSYRLQHPWVGIVNRSQADINKNVDMMAARRKEREYFATSPDYGHLASKMGAEYLAKLLSRHLESVIRARIPSITSLINKSIDELEAEMDHLGRPIALDAGAQLYTILELCRAFDKIFKEHLDGGRPGGDRIYGVFDNQLPAALKKLPFDRHLSVQNVRKIVSEADGYQPHLIAPEQGYRRLIEGSLNYFRGPAEASVDAVHLVLKELVRKSIGECQELKRFPTLQSTIAGAANESLERFREESKKTVVRLVDMESSYLTVDFFRKLPQEVEKAGNPGGNPRDNTPASQNIDRYAEAHFRRIGSNVSSYVYMISETLRNTIPKAVVYCQVKEAKQNLLNYFYTQIGRREGKQLSELLDEDPALMDRRLQCAKRLELYKKARDEVDSVAWVR; this comes from the exons ATGGCGACAATGGAGAGTTTGATTGGATTGGTAAACAGAATACAGAGGGCTTGCACCGCCCTCGGAGACTACGGCGGCGGCGATCAGGCTTTCTCCTCGCTCTGGGACGCTCTCCCCTCCGTTGCCGTTGTCGGTGGTCAG AGTTCAGGGAAGTCTTCGGTTTTGGAGAGCATAGTAGGGCGTGATTTTCTTCCTCGAGGATCTG GAATCGTTACGAGGAGACCACTGGTGTTGCAACTGCAGAAAATCGAAGATGGGAAGGAGTATGCAGAATTTGGCCATTTGCCTAGGAGGCGATTCTCTGATTTTG CTTCAGTTCGTAAGGAAATTGAGGATGAAACTGATAGAATCACAGGAAAGACAAAACAAATTTCTCCAGTTCCTATTCACCTCAGTATCTATTCACCCAATG ttgtcaacttaaCTCTTATTGATCTTCCGGGTTTAACGAAAGTTGCTGTTG AGGGGCAAGCTCAAACTATAGTCGAAGACATTGAGAATATGGTTCGCTCTTATGTTGAGAAG CCCAACTGCATCATACTGGCTATTTCCCCTGCAAaccaagatattgctacatcaGATGCTATTAAAATTGCAAGGGAAGTGGATCCATCGG GCGATCGTACATTTGGAGTGCTTACAAAGCTTGATCTGATGGATAAAGGAACCAATGCGGTCGAT GTTCTGGAGGGAAGATCCTATCGTTTACAACATCCCTGGGTGGGTATTGTGAATCGTTCACAAGCAGATATAAACAAAAATGTTGATATGATGGCTGCTAGGAGAAAGGAGCGCGAGTACTTCGCTACAAGTCCCGACTATGGGCATTTGGCTAGTAAAATGGGTGCTGAATATCTGGCAAAGCTGCTCTCTAGG CATTTAGAATCTGTAATCAGAGCAAGAATTCCAAGTATAACTTCCTTGATCAACAAAAGTATAGATGAACTTGAAGCTGAGATGGACCACCTTGGAAGGCCTATAGCACTTGATGCTGGG GCTCAATTATACACCATATTGGAACTTTGTCGTGCCTTTGACAAGATATTCAAGGAGCATCTGGATGGAGG CCGTCCCGGAGGTGATCGGATTTATGGCGTTTTTGACAATCAGCTGCCGGCTGCATTGAAAAAACTTCCATTTGATCGCCATCTTTCAGTGCAGAACGTGAGAAAAATTGTCTCAGAAGCGGATGGTTACCAACCGCACTTGATTGCTCCTGAACAAGGTTACCGACGGCTTATTGAAGGATCACTAAATTATTTCAGGGGACCTGCTGAAGCTTCTGTAGATGCT GTTCACCTTGTATTGAAGGAGCTTGTCAGGAAGTCAATTGGCGAGTGCCAG GAGTTGAAACGGTTCCCAACTCTACAATCAACTATAGCTGGAGCAGCAAATGAATCATTGGAGAGGTTCCGTGAAGAAAGCAAGAAAACAGTTGTTAGATTGGTTGATATGGAATCTTCATATCTGACTGTAGATTTCTTCCGAAAACTTCCTCAGGAAGTAGAGAAAGCTGGGAATCCAGGGGGAAACCCGCGGGACAACACGCCAGCTTCACAGAACATTGATCGTTATGCAGAGGCACATTTCAGGAGGATAGGTTCTAATGTCTCGTCTTACGTATATATGATATCTGAGACTTTGAGGAACACCATTCCTAAGGCAGTGGTTTACTGCCAAGTTAAGGAGGCTAAACAGAATTTACTCAATTACTTCTACACCCAAATTGGGAGGAGAGAG GGTAAGCAACTTTCAGAGTTATTGGATGAAGATCCAGCATTGATGGATAGGAGGCTGCAATGTGCTAAAAGACTTGAATTGTACAAGAAAGCACGGGATGAGGTTGATTCCGTGGCATGGGTTCGATGA
- the LOC121762970 gene encoding NADH dehydrogenase [ubiquinone] 1 alpha subcomplex assembly factor 3-like, giving the protein MAARQRAAALPTLMRALRKEAPPRHHISLPSLRRAFSLYDQINIITEVPEDQLRFKEFDDTGFKVNGVRYEGSILCVGNLLMSWKPKKFSDITPESLSIFKTVRPIPEILVLGCGKYIQPVNPELRSFIRSTGMKLEVVDSRNAASTYNILNEEGRIVAAALIPHGVTS; this is encoded by the exons ATGGCGGCGAGGCAGAGAGCGGCGGCGCTACCGACGCTAATGCGAGCGCTTCGGAAAGAGGCGCCGCCCAGGCACCATATTTCTTTGCCTTCCCTGAGAAGAGCTTTCTCTCTCTACGATCAGATCAATATTATCACTGAAGTTCCTGAAGACCAGCTCCGCTTCAAAGA GTTTGATGACACAGGGTTCAAAGTAAATGGAGTAAGGTATGAAGGTAGCATACTTTGCGTAGGGAATTTATTGATGTCCTGGAAGCCCAAGAAATTCTCAGATATCACTCCTGAAAG CTTGTCTATTTTTAAGACTGTGCGACCCATACCAG AGATTCTAGTTCTTGGCTGTGGGAAGTATATTCAACCGGTAAATCCTGAACTTCGTAGCTTCATTCGTTCGACTGGCATGAAACTAGAAGTTGTTGACTCA AGAAATGCAGCCTCCACTTACAATATATTGAACGAAGAAGGCAGAATTGTAGCAGCAGCGCTTATCCCACATGGAGTCACTTCTTGA